A single Pan troglodytes isolate AG18354 chromosome X, NHGRI_mPanTro3-v2.0_pri, whole genome shotgun sequence DNA region contains:
- the SSX3 gene encoding protein SSX3 → MNGDDTFARRPTVGAQIPEKIQKAFDDIAKYFSKEEWEKMKVSEKIVYVYMKRKYEAMTKLGFKAILPPFMRNKQAEDFQGNDFDNDPNRGNQVERPQMTFGRLQGISPKIMPKKPAEEGNVSKEVPEASGPQNDGKQLCPPGKPTTSEKINMISGPKRREHAWTHRLRERKQLVIYEEISDPEEDDE, encoded by the exons ATGAACGGAGATGACACCTTTGCAAGGAGACCCACGGTTGGTGCTCAAATACCAGAGAAGATACAAAAG gcctTCGATGATATTGCCAAATACTTCTCTAAGGAAGAGTGGGAAAAGATGAAAGTCTCGGAGAAAATCGTCTATGTGTATATGAAGAGAAAGTATGAGGCCATGACTAAACTAG GTTTCaaggctatcctcccacctttcaTGCGTAATAAACAGGCCGAAGACTTCCAGGGGAATGATTTTGATAATGACCCTAACCGTGGGAATCAGG TTGAACGTCCTCAGATGACTTTCGGCAGGCTCCAGGGAATCTCCCCGAAG ATCATGCCCAAGAAGCCAGCAGAGGAAGGAAATGTTTCGAAGGAAGTGCCAGAAGCATCTGGCCCACAAAACGATGGGAAACAGCTGTGCCCCCCGGGAAAACCAACTACCTCTGAGAAGATTAACATGATATCTG GACCCAAAAGGCGGGAACATGCCTGGACCCACAGACTGCGTGAGAGAAAGCAGCTGGTGATTTATGAAGAGATCAGCGACCCTGAGGAAGATGATGAGTAA